From Solibacillus sp. FSL W7-1464:
AAAATACAAATGAAATCGATGGCTTTGAAACGACGGCTATTACACAACCTCAGTATAGCTTTGATGAAATAGAGAGGGCAGAAAAAGAATGGATACCCTACAACCGAGCTATCGAACGTATTGCAGCTACAACACTTATTCCGTATCCGCCTGGAATTCCATTACTTGTACAAGGTGAAAAAATTACGGGAGTACAAATTGGCCGGTTAGAGGAGCTGCTTGCCATCGGGGCAATGTTCCAGGGAGATCATAGATTACAGGAGAAATTAATACAAGTCATAATATAGATGCAGGGAGAATATAAAATGCAAAGGAATTTATTTGTTACGTTTGAAGGCGGGGAAGGTGCCGGAAAAACAAGTGTATTAAAGGCAATCGGCGAGCGTTTAATAGAAAAGCGTATTGAAGCCTTGCTTACGCGTGAACCAGGCGGGATTGAAATTGCCGAGAAAATACGGGCGGTTATTTTAGATCCGGCACATACAGAAATGCATGAACGCACAGAGGCATTATTATATGCAGCAGCACGGGCACAACATTTTTACGAAAAGATTATGCCGGCATTGCAAGAAGGGAAGCATGTATTATGCGATCGGTTTATTGACTCGTCATTGGCATATC
This genomic window contains:
- the tmk gene encoding dTMP kinase; protein product: MQRNLFVTFEGGEGAGKTSVLKAIGERLIEKRIEALLTREPGGIEIAEKIRAVILDPAHTEMHERTEALLYAAARAQHFYEKIMPALQEGKHVLCDRFIDSSLAYQGYAREIGVDDVLSINEFAIGKRLPDVTIFFNIAPEKGLARIHATRSDEINRLDAEGLAFHQKVYEGYEEAMRRYPERFKMVNADQDIDKVIEEVWGILNPLLG